Proteins from a genomic interval of Xiphias gladius isolate SHS-SW01 ecotype Sanya breed wild chromosome 23, ASM1685928v1, whole genome shotgun sequence:
- the cd74a gene encoding CD74 molecule, major histocompatibility complex, class II invariant chain a isoform X2 produces the protein MASSPEDAPLARGSLSGSEHVLVGPVRTGGSSNSRALKVAGLTTLACLLLASQVFTAYMVFGQKQQIHSLQKNSERMGKQLSRSPHASVPMRMHMPMNTLPLLTDFTDSQDSKTSKTPLTGSAVVSVEKQLMDLLQDSQLPQFNETFLVNLQSLKQQMNESEWKSLESWMRNWLIFQMAQQQPVPPTSESASVIKTKCQMEAAPGAGKIGSYKPQCDEQGRYLPTQCWYPTGFCWCVDPNGDVIQGTSVRGHPDCQRAPRRMMFPPRMMQKTIAIDDK, from the exons atggctaGTTCTCCAGAAGATGCTCCCCTGGCCAGAGGGAGTCTGTCAGGCAGTGAGCACGTCCTTGTTGGGCCTGTACGAACTGGAGG gagcTCCAACAGCCGTGCTCTGAAGGTGGCGGGCCTGACAACCCTCGCATGTCTGCTGCTGGCCAGCCAGGTCTTCACTGCTTATATGGTGTTCGGCCAGAAGCAGCAGATCCACTCTCTGCAGAAGAACTCGGAGAGAATGGGCAAACAGCTGAGCCGCTCACCCCACG cttcgGTTCCAATGAGGATGCACATGCCCATGAACACCCTGCCTCTGCTGACGGATTTCACTGACAGTCAGGACTCTAAGACAAGCAAGACACCCTTGACA GGCTCTGCTGTTGTCAGCGTGGAGAAACAGCTGATGGATCTCTTGCAG GATTCCCAGCTGCCACAGTTCAACGAGACCTTCCTGGTCAACCTGCAGAGCCTGAAGCAGCAGATGAATGAGAGCGAGTGGAAG AGCCTTGAGTCCTGGATGCGTAACTGGCTGATCTTCCAGATGGCCCAGCAGCAGCCTGTACCCCCCACATCTGAGTCAG CCTCTGTGATCAAGACTAAATGCCAGATGGAGGCTGCACCTGGAGCCGGCAAGATCGGTTCCTACAAGCCCCAGTGTGACGAGCAGGGCCGCTACTTGCCCACGCAGTGCTGGTACCCCACAGGCTTTTGCTGGTGTGTGGACCCTAACGGCGATGTCATCCAGGGCACCAGCGTTCGTGGCCACCCTGACTGTCAGAGAG CTCCTCGCCGCATGATGTTCCCACCCAGGATGATGCAGAAGACCATCGCCATTGATG atAAGTGA
- the cd74a gene encoding CD74 molecule, major histocompatibility complex, class II invariant chain a isoform X1 gives MASSPEDAPLARGSLSGSEHVLVGPVRTGGSSNSRALKVAGLTTLACLLLASQVFTAYMVFGQKQQIHSLQKNSERMGKQLSRSPHASVPMRMHMPMNTLPLLTDFTDSQDSKTSKTPLTGSAVVSVEKQLMDLLQDSQLPQFNETFLVNLQSLKQQMNESEWKSLESWMRNWLIFQMAQQQPVPPTSESASVIKTKCQMEAAPGAGKIGSYKPQCDEQGRYLPTQCWYPTGFCWCVDPNGDVIQGTSVRGHPDCQRGRAPRRMMFPPRMMQKTIAIDDK, from the exons atggctaGTTCTCCAGAAGATGCTCCCCTGGCCAGAGGGAGTCTGTCAGGCAGTGAGCACGTCCTTGTTGGGCCTGTACGAACTGGAGG gagcTCCAACAGCCGTGCTCTGAAGGTGGCGGGCCTGACAACCCTCGCATGTCTGCTGCTGGCCAGCCAGGTCTTCACTGCTTATATGGTGTTCGGCCAGAAGCAGCAGATCCACTCTCTGCAGAAGAACTCGGAGAGAATGGGCAAACAGCTGAGCCGCTCACCCCACG cttcgGTTCCAATGAGGATGCACATGCCCATGAACACCCTGCCTCTGCTGACGGATTTCACTGACAGTCAGGACTCTAAGACAAGCAAGACACCCTTGACA GGCTCTGCTGTTGTCAGCGTGGAGAAACAGCTGATGGATCTCTTGCAG GATTCCCAGCTGCCACAGTTCAACGAGACCTTCCTGGTCAACCTGCAGAGCCTGAAGCAGCAGATGAATGAGAGCGAGTGGAAG AGCCTTGAGTCCTGGATGCGTAACTGGCTGATCTTCCAGATGGCCCAGCAGCAGCCTGTACCCCCCACATCTGAGTCAG CCTCTGTGATCAAGACTAAATGCCAGATGGAGGCTGCACCTGGAGCCGGCAAGATCGGTTCCTACAAGCCCCAGTGTGACGAGCAGGGCCGCTACTTGCCCACGCAGTGCTGGTACCCCACAGGCTTTTGCTGGTGTGTGGACCCTAACGGCGATGTCATCCAGGGCACCAGCGTTCGTGGCCACCCTGACTGTCAGAGAGGTAGAG CTCCTCGCCGCATGATGTTCCCACCCAGGATGATGCAGAAGACCATCGCCATTGATG atAAGTGA
- the ndst1a gene encoding bifunctional heparan sulfate N-deacetylase/N-sulfotransferase 1 isoform X1, giving the protein MLGCVTRLRRLVRLLPLQTSLLLLFLFCTVSVFISAYFLYGVKRELEPSGGGVSGAEGASADSDDPRVTPSRLLPLRSVSGGPGVDPGGSRTDPVVLVFVESQYSQLGQEIVAILESGRFRYRTEISPGKGDMPTLTDKERGRFTLVIYENILKYVNLDAWNRELLDKYCVEYGVGIIGFFKANENSLLSAQLKGFPLFLHSNLGLKDCTVNPKSPLLFITRSGQPLPGPLPGDDWTVFQSNHSTYEPVLLAKTQSADSVASLGQNAALLPSVVQDLGLHDGIQRVLFGNNLVFWLHKLVFVDAVAFLTGKRLSLSLERYILVDIDDIFVGKEGTRMKVPDVKALLETQRELRTHVPNFTFNLGFSGKFFHAGSDEEDLGDDLLLSYVKEFWWFPHMWSHMQPHLFHNQSVLAEQMLLNKKFAMEHGIPTNMGYAVAPHHSGVYPVHMQLYDAWKKVWGIKVTSTEEYPHLKPARFRRGFIHSGISVLPRQTCGLFTHTIFYKDYPGSPNELDKLINGGELFLTVLLNPISIFMTHLSNYGNDRLGLYTFKSLVMFVQTWTNLKMQTLPPIQLAQKYFSLFPSERDPLWQDPCEDKRHKDIWSKEKTCDRFPKLLVIGPQKTGTTALYLFLGMHPDLTSNYPSKETFEEIQFFNGHNYHRGIDWYMEYFPLPSNTSSDYYFEKSANYFDSEVAAQRAAALLPKAKIITILINPADRAYSWYQHQRAHDDPVALKYSFHDVITAGHEAPVKLRVLQNRCLVPGWYAIHLERWLNYYHSSQLLVLDGQMLKTEPASVMDKIQKFLGLANIINYHKILAFDPKKGFWCQLLEGGKTKCLGKSKGRRYPDMDAESKGFLREYYRDHNIELSKLLYRMGQPLPSWLREELVHTRVTVDGEQEESIAAFNS; this is encoded by the exons ATGCTGGGATGCGTGACACGCCTCCGTCGGCTGGTCCGTCTCCTCCCCCTGCAgacttccctcctcctcctcttcctcttctgcacTGTCAGCGTCTTCATCTCTGCTTACTTCCTCTATGGCGTCAAGCGGGAGCTGGAGCCATCAGGAGGGGGCGTATCCGGAGCCGAAGGTGCATCTGCCGACTCCGATGACCCGAGGGTCACTCCGTCCCGACTGCTACCTCTGCGAAGCGTCTCAGGGGGCCCTGGGGTGGATCCCGGAGGGTCCAGGACAGATCCTGTGGTTCTGGTGTTTGTGGAAAGCCAGTATTCTCAACTGGGTCAGGAGATTGTGGCCATTTTGGAGTCTGGCCGGTTCAGGTATCGGACTGAGATCTCTCCTGGTAAAGGGGACATGCCCACATTAACAGACAAAGAGCGAGGGCGTTTCACACTGGTAATTTATGAGAACATTCTCAAGTACGTTAACTTGGACGCCTGGAACCGAGAGCTGCTGGACAAATACTGTGTGGAATATGGAGTGGGCATCATTGGCTTCTTCAAG GCcaatgaaaacagtttgctCAGTGCACAGCTGAAAGGCTTCCCCCTCTTTCTTCACTCTAACTTGGGTCTGAAGGACTGCACAGTCAACCCCAAGTCCCCCCTGCTCTTTATCACCCGATCTGGGCAGCCCCTACCAGGTCCTCTCCCTGGGGATGACTGGACCGTTTTCCAGTCCAACCACTCTACATACGAGCCCGTGTTGCTGGCCAAGACCCAGTCAGCTGATAGTGTCGCATCGTTGGGGCAGAACGCTGCTCTGCTCCCATCTGTGGTGCAGGACTTGGGGCTCCACGATGGTATCCAGAGGGTCCTGTTCGGCAACAACTTGGTCTTCTGGCTGCACAAGCTGGTGTTTGTGGACGCTGTGGCCTTTCTGACAGGGAAGAGGCTCTCGTTGTCCCTGGAGCGCTACATCCTGGTGGATATAGATGACATCTTTGTGGGCAAAGAGGGCACACGCATGAAGGTGCCTGATGTAAAG GCCCTGctggagacacagagggagCTGCGCACTCATGTGCCCAACTTCACCTTCAATCTGGGCTTCTCAGGAAAATTCTTTCACGCTG GCTCTGATGAGGAGGACCTGGGAGACGACCTGCTGCTTTCCTATGTGAAGGAGTTTTGGTGGTTTCCCCACATGTGGAGCCACATGCAGCCACATCTATTCCACAACCAGTCTGTGCTGGCCGAGCAGATGTTGCTCAACAAGAAATTTGCCATG GAGCATGGGATCCCCACGAACATGGGGTATGCGGTGGCGCCCCACCACTCAGGCGTCTACCCTGTCCACATGCAGCTGTACGACGCCTGGAAGAAGGTTTGGGGCATCAAGGTGACCAGCACAGAGGAGTACCCACACTTGAAGCCTGCTCGCTTCCGGCGAGGTTTCATCCACAGCGGCATTAGC GTGCTACCCAGGCAGACATGCGGCCTTTTCACACACACTATCTTCTATAAAGACTACCCTGGCAGTCCGAACGAACTGGACAAACTCATCAATGGGGGAGAACTCTTCCTCACTGTTCTGCTGAATCCT ATTAGTATCTTCATGACCCACCTGTCCAACTATGGGAATGACCGCCTCGGCCTGTACACCTTTAAGAGCCTGGTGATGTTCGTCCAGACTTGGACTAATTTGAAGATGCAAACCCTGCCGCCTATTCAGCTGGCTCAGAAGTACTTCAGCCTGTTCCCCTCTGAGAGGGATCCGCTCTGGCAG GATCCCTGCGAGGACAAAAGGCACAAGGACATCTGgtccaaagagaaaacatgtgACCGCTTCCCCAAACTGCTTGTCATCGGGCCTCAAAAGACAG GGACAACAGCACTCTACCTGTTTCTTGGCATGCACCCTGATCTGACCAGTAACTACCCCAGCAAGGAGACCTTTGAGGAGATCCAGTTTTTCAATGGACACAACTACCACAGAGGCATTGACTG GTATATGGAGTACTTCCCTCTGCCCTCCAACACCAGTTCAGACTACTACTTTGAGAAGAGTGCCAACTACTTTGACTCTGAGGTGGCAGCTCAGAGGGCCGCAGCTCTCCTGCCCAAAGCCAAGATCATCACCATACTCATCAATCCAGCGGACAGAGCCTACTCTTGGTACCAG CACCAAAGAGCCCACGATGATCCGGTGGCGTTGAAATACTCTTTCCATGACGTCATCACTGCAGGCCACGAGGCTCCAGTCAAACTACGGGTCCTCCAGAATCGCTGTCTAGTGCCAGGCTGGTACGCCATCCACCTGGAGCGCTGGCTCAACTACTACCACTCCAGCCAG ttgTTAGTCTTAGATGGACAGATGCTGAAGACTGAGCCTGCCTCAGTCATGGATAAAATCCAGAAGTTTTTAGGCCTCGCCAATATCATCAACTACCACAAGATCCTAGC GTTCGATCCTAAGAAAGGTTTCTGGTGTCAGCTGCTGGAGGGAGGGAAGACAAAGTGTTTGGGAAAGAGTAAAGGGCGCAGGTACCCTGACATGGACGCTGAG tcCAAGGGATTCCTCAGGGAATACTATAGGGATCACAACATTGAGCTGTCAAAGCTGCTCTACAGGATGGGTCAGCCGCTGCCCAGCTGGCTCAGGGAAGAGCTGGTCCACACCAG GGTAACAGTGGATGGTGAGCAAGAAGAGAGCATAGCTGCTTTCAACAGCTGA
- the ndst1a gene encoding bifunctional heparan sulfate N-deacetylase/N-sulfotransferase 1 isoform X2 — protein MLGCVTRLRRLVRLLPLQTSLLLLFLFCTVSVFISAYFLYGVKRELEPSGGGVSGAEGASADSDDPRVTPSRLLPLRSVSGGPGVDPGGSRTDPVVLVFVESQYSQLGQEIVAILESGRFRYRTEISPGKGDMPTLTDKERGRFTLVIYENILKYVNLDAWNRELLDKYCVEYGVGIIGFFKANENSLLSAQLKGFPLFLHSNLGLKDCTVNPKSPLLFITRSGQPLPGPLPGDDWTVFQSNHSTYEPVLLAKTQSADSVASLGQNAALLPSVVQDLGLHDGIQRVLFGNNLVFWLHKLVFVDAVAFLTGKRLSLSLERYILVDIDDIFVGKEGTRMKVPDVKALLETQRELRTHVPNFTFNLGFSGKFFHAGSDEEDLGDDLLLSYVKEFWWFPHMWSHMQPHLFHNQSVLAEQMLLNKKFAMEHGIPTNMGYAVAPHHSGVYPVHMQLYDAWKKVWGIKVTSTEEYPHLKPARFRRGFIHSGISVLPRQTCGLFTHTIFYKDYPGSPNELDKLINGGELFLTVLLNPISIFMTHLSNYGNDRLGLYTFKSLVMFVQTWTNLKMQTLPPIQLAQKYFSLFPSERDPLWQDPCEDKRHKDIWSKEKTCDRFPKLLVIGPQKTGTTALYLFLGMHPDLTSNYPSKETFEEIQFFNGHNYHRGIDWYMEYFPLPSNTSSDYYFEKSANYFDSEVAAQRAAALLPKAKIITILINPADRAYSWYQHQRAHDDPVALKYSFHDVITAGHEAPVKLRVLQNRCLVPGWYAIHLERWLNYYHSSQLLVLDGQMLKTEPASVMDKIQKFLGLANIINYHKILAFDPKKGFWCQLLEGGKTKCLGKSKGRRYPDMDAESKGFLREYYRDHNIELSKLLYRMGQPLPSWLREELVHTR, from the exons ATGCTGGGATGCGTGACACGCCTCCGTCGGCTGGTCCGTCTCCTCCCCCTGCAgacttccctcctcctcctcttcctcttctgcacTGTCAGCGTCTTCATCTCTGCTTACTTCCTCTATGGCGTCAAGCGGGAGCTGGAGCCATCAGGAGGGGGCGTATCCGGAGCCGAAGGTGCATCTGCCGACTCCGATGACCCGAGGGTCACTCCGTCCCGACTGCTACCTCTGCGAAGCGTCTCAGGGGGCCCTGGGGTGGATCCCGGAGGGTCCAGGACAGATCCTGTGGTTCTGGTGTTTGTGGAAAGCCAGTATTCTCAACTGGGTCAGGAGATTGTGGCCATTTTGGAGTCTGGCCGGTTCAGGTATCGGACTGAGATCTCTCCTGGTAAAGGGGACATGCCCACATTAACAGACAAAGAGCGAGGGCGTTTCACACTGGTAATTTATGAGAACATTCTCAAGTACGTTAACTTGGACGCCTGGAACCGAGAGCTGCTGGACAAATACTGTGTGGAATATGGAGTGGGCATCATTGGCTTCTTCAAG GCcaatgaaaacagtttgctCAGTGCACAGCTGAAAGGCTTCCCCCTCTTTCTTCACTCTAACTTGGGTCTGAAGGACTGCACAGTCAACCCCAAGTCCCCCCTGCTCTTTATCACCCGATCTGGGCAGCCCCTACCAGGTCCTCTCCCTGGGGATGACTGGACCGTTTTCCAGTCCAACCACTCTACATACGAGCCCGTGTTGCTGGCCAAGACCCAGTCAGCTGATAGTGTCGCATCGTTGGGGCAGAACGCTGCTCTGCTCCCATCTGTGGTGCAGGACTTGGGGCTCCACGATGGTATCCAGAGGGTCCTGTTCGGCAACAACTTGGTCTTCTGGCTGCACAAGCTGGTGTTTGTGGACGCTGTGGCCTTTCTGACAGGGAAGAGGCTCTCGTTGTCCCTGGAGCGCTACATCCTGGTGGATATAGATGACATCTTTGTGGGCAAAGAGGGCACACGCATGAAGGTGCCTGATGTAAAG GCCCTGctggagacacagagggagCTGCGCACTCATGTGCCCAACTTCACCTTCAATCTGGGCTTCTCAGGAAAATTCTTTCACGCTG GCTCTGATGAGGAGGACCTGGGAGACGACCTGCTGCTTTCCTATGTGAAGGAGTTTTGGTGGTTTCCCCACATGTGGAGCCACATGCAGCCACATCTATTCCACAACCAGTCTGTGCTGGCCGAGCAGATGTTGCTCAACAAGAAATTTGCCATG GAGCATGGGATCCCCACGAACATGGGGTATGCGGTGGCGCCCCACCACTCAGGCGTCTACCCTGTCCACATGCAGCTGTACGACGCCTGGAAGAAGGTTTGGGGCATCAAGGTGACCAGCACAGAGGAGTACCCACACTTGAAGCCTGCTCGCTTCCGGCGAGGTTTCATCCACAGCGGCATTAGC GTGCTACCCAGGCAGACATGCGGCCTTTTCACACACACTATCTTCTATAAAGACTACCCTGGCAGTCCGAACGAACTGGACAAACTCATCAATGGGGGAGAACTCTTCCTCACTGTTCTGCTGAATCCT ATTAGTATCTTCATGACCCACCTGTCCAACTATGGGAATGACCGCCTCGGCCTGTACACCTTTAAGAGCCTGGTGATGTTCGTCCAGACTTGGACTAATTTGAAGATGCAAACCCTGCCGCCTATTCAGCTGGCTCAGAAGTACTTCAGCCTGTTCCCCTCTGAGAGGGATCCGCTCTGGCAG GATCCCTGCGAGGACAAAAGGCACAAGGACATCTGgtccaaagagaaaacatgtgACCGCTTCCCCAAACTGCTTGTCATCGGGCCTCAAAAGACAG GGACAACAGCACTCTACCTGTTTCTTGGCATGCACCCTGATCTGACCAGTAACTACCCCAGCAAGGAGACCTTTGAGGAGATCCAGTTTTTCAATGGACACAACTACCACAGAGGCATTGACTG GTATATGGAGTACTTCCCTCTGCCCTCCAACACCAGTTCAGACTACTACTTTGAGAAGAGTGCCAACTACTTTGACTCTGAGGTGGCAGCTCAGAGGGCCGCAGCTCTCCTGCCCAAAGCCAAGATCATCACCATACTCATCAATCCAGCGGACAGAGCCTACTCTTGGTACCAG CACCAAAGAGCCCACGATGATCCGGTGGCGTTGAAATACTCTTTCCATGACGTCATCACTGCAGGCCACGAGGCTCCAGTCAAACTACGGGTCCTCCAGAATCGCTGTCTAGTGCCAGGCTGGTACGCCATCCACCTGGAGCGCTGGCTCAACTACTACCACTCCAGCCAG ttgTTAGTCTTAGATGGACAGATGCTGAAGACTGAGCCTGCCTCAGTCATGGATAAAATCCAGAAGTTTTTAGGCCTCGCCAATATCATCAACTACCACAAGATCCTAGC GTTCGATCCTAAGAAAGGTTTCTGGTGTCAGCTGCTGGAGGGAGGGAAGACAAAGTGTTTGGGAAAGAGTAAAGGGCGCAGGTACCCTGACATGGACGCTGAG tcCAAGGGATTCCTCAGGGAATACTATAGGGATCACAACATTGAGCTGTCAAAGCTGCTCTACAGGATGGGTCAGCCGCTGCCCAGCTGGCTCAGGGAAGAGCTGGTCCACACCAGGTAG